The genomic DNA TCGAAACCAACGAGACCGAACTTTACGACCAATTTACTGTGCAGTCGCGTACGATGGTCGAATCCGGCCAACAGGAAACCGGTCGGGAGATGGCAGCGACGAACTTCCGCCGCTCCGCACAGATCGAAGAGCGATTTACGGCGACAGGCCTCTCCGAAAACCAGTCCACGACGACGGGTGTCGTCGAAATGTCGTTCACGTGGGAAGGATTCGCAGCCGTCGACGCCGACCGAATCATCGTCGGCGATGTCTTCGAAAATCTCCCGCTCGGCTCCTCTCAAGCGATCGTGATCGAAGCCGGCGGCGATCTCACGTTTCAATCGATCGAACCCGCCGATGGACAGTACGCCGGCAGCTCGCTCGAGGAGGCAGACTCCGTCCGGTGGAGCGGACAACGTGAATTCATCGACGGTCGTCCCCGGGCAGTGTTCGATCGGCCCGGGAGTACTGAGACGGGACTGATTGCGACGATGGATGGTATCGGCCCCGGCTTGTATCTCATCGGGGCTCTCTTCGGCATCGGTTTGGCCGTCGCAGCCGTACTCTGGTATCGACGGTACGGTCCTGGCGCTCGTGACTCTACCGCCGGAGAGACACCGGCTGCATCGCCACAGCCCGCACCAGCCACACCCGATGCGACTGGAGAGCCCTCCGAGGAAACCGACTCGATCGCCGACGAAGAACTACTGACGGACGAAGACCGCGTTGTCAACCTCATCCGCGAGAACGGCGGCCGGATGAAACAAGTCAACATCGTCGAGGAAACCGGCTGGTCGAAATCCAAGGTCAGCATGCTCCTCTCGGATATGGA from Natrinema sp. HArc-T2 includes the following:
- a CDS encoding helix-turn-helix transcriptional regulator; amino-acid sequence: MNRLGSVGFVVLVVLTLIAGGSGPIAVADTGPIAPPTAETQPAAMAPSPGGSQFAVQETQGFDNTTFEIIVHENGSATWTFRYEQVFATEDNATAARENFNAFAEEFETNETELYDQFTVQSRTMVESGQQETGREMAATNFRRSAQIEERFTATGLSENQSTTTGVVEMSFTWEGFAAVDADRIIVGDVFENLPLGSSQAIVIEAGGDLTFQSIEPADGQYAGSSLEEADSVRWSGQREFIDGRPRAVFDRPGSTETGLIATMDGIGPGLYLIGALFGIGLAVAAVLWYRRYGPGARDSTAGETPAASPQPAPATPDATGEPSEETDSIADEELLTDEDRVVNLIRENGGRMKQVNIVEETGWSKSKVSMLLSDMEDDGTISKLRVGRENIISLEGFEPEATKSPFEE